A region from the Brassica napus cultivar Da-Ae chromosome C8, Da-Ae, whole genome shotgun sequence genome encodes:
- the LOC106399908 gene encoding GATA transcription factor 18 → MMQTPYNTSMQGQYCHSCGMFHHHNQSCCYNNNNSNAGSYSTVFSMQNGGVYEPNGEDYYSSSVVDCTLSLGTPSTRLCEEDEKRRRSTPSGASSCISNFWDLLQNKNNNNSKMTPSNVPSYSIANPIKQGRGCSGGNGSGGGESLLARRCANCDTTSTPLWRNGPRGPKSLCNACGIRFKKEERRTTAASVNAVVGAATVAVDHYSHHNAGYNNYSIATGNNNNVTSWGHHTTQRAPCNYPANEIRFMDDYGGAGANNCDSDGGHGGIPFLSWRLNVADRASLVHDFTR, encoded by the exons atgatgcaGACTCCCTACAATACTTCAATGCAGGGGCAGTATTGTCATTCTTGCGGAATGTTCCACCACCACAACCAAAGCTGctgctacaacaacaacaactccaACGCCGGCTCTTACTCAACGGTCTTTTCCATGCAAAACGGCGGCGTTTACGAGCCTAATGGCGAGGATTATTACTCTTCCTCCGTCGTTGACTGCACTCTCTCTCTTGGAACTCCTTCCACACGCCTTTGTGAGGAGGATGAGAAACGCAGACGCTCTACTCCTTCTGGTGCGTCTTCTTGCATCTCCAACTTCTGGGACTTgcttcaaaacaaaaacaacaacaactccAAAATGACGCCTAGTAACGTCCCTTCTTACTCCATTGCTAATCCCATCAAGCAAGGACGCGGTTGCTCCGGTGGCAACGGCAGCGGCGGTGGCGAGTCTCTCCTTGCCAGACGCTGTGCTAACTGTGACACAACCTCAACTCCACTATGGAGAAATGGTCCTAGAGGCCCTAAG TCCCTATGCAACGCATGCGGCATTCGTTTCAaaaaggaagagagaagaaCCACGGCGGCTTCAGTAAACGCCGTCGTCGGAGCTGCAACCGTAGCAGTTGATCATTACAGTCATCACAACGCCGGCTACAACAACTACAGTATTGCAACTGGTAACAACAATAATGTTACTTCGTGGGGTCATCACACGACTCAGAGGGCCCCGTGCAACTATCCGGCAAACGAGATTAGGTTCATGGATGATTACGGCGGCGCTGGAGCTAATAACTGTGATTCTGATGGTGGTCACGGCGGCATTCCGTTTCTTTCGTGGAGGCTTAATGTGGCGGATAGGGCAAGTCTTGTCCATGACTTCACCagataa
- the LOC106397417 gene encoding DNA-3-methyladenine glycosylase 1, whose amino-acid sequence MSLRKTLTALSRASSPPDSSISAVNLEAAEPSRSSEITFRPRKIRKVSLDDLNPSPPTITASPLSSKSTVDIALGHLLISDELLGGVISAHNTPPVFESTSTPFLSLARSILYQQLATKAAKCIYDRFISLFPGGESGVLPESLISVSAVDLRRIGVSGRKASYLHDLAGKYKSGELSDETILEMSDGELIDRLTSVKGIGVWTVHMFMIFSLHRPDVLPVGDLGVRKGVKDLYGLKNLPGPLQMEQLCEKWRPYRSVGSCMIGCN is encoded by the exons ATGTCTCTCCGTAAAACCCTAACCGCATTAAGCCGAGCTTCGTCGCCACCAGATTCCTCAATCTCCGCCGTCAATCTCGAAGCTGCAGAGCCCTCTCGTTCTTCAGAAATCACTTTCCGACCCCGTAAAATCCGGAAAGTTTCGTTAGATGATCTGAATCCGTCGCCGCCGACGATCACCGCGTCTCCACTATCCTCGAAGTCGACAGTTGATATCGCGCTCGGCCACCTCCTAATCTCCGACGAACTCCTCGGAGGAGTAATCTCGGCTCACAACACTCCCCCCGTGTTCGAATCAACCAGCACACCGTTCCTCTCCCTAGCGAGATCCATCCTCTACCAACAGCTCGCCACCAAAGCAGCCAAGTGCATCTACGATCGTTTCATCTCTCTATTCCCCGGCGGAGAATCAGGTGTCCTCCCTGAGTCCCTCATCTCAGTCTCCGCCGTTGATCTTCGTAGGATCGGCGTCTCCGGGAGAAAAGCGAGCTACCTCCACGACTTAGCCGGAAAATACAAAAGCGGCGAGCTTTCCGATGAGACGATTCTCGAAATGAGCGATGGAGAGCTGATCGACCGGTTAACTTCGGTTAAGGGAATTGGAGTGTGGACGGTTCACATGTTCATGATATTCTCGCTTCACAGGCCTGATGTGTTGCCTGTGGGGGATCTCGGCGTGAGGAAAGGCGTGAAGGATCTTTACGGTTTGAAAAACCTTCCTGGTCCGTTGCAGATGGAGCAGCTTTGTGAGAAGTGGAGGCCTTACCGGTCCGTTGGTTCATG CATGATTGGTTGTAATTGA
- the LOC106397418 gene encoding zinc-finger homeodomain protein 7, with the protein MEHGGKCNAIASKTKISTKTLEAKPHTNSYPKAKPGSDPTLPPFLVKKENHKLSSRGDQETKYKECQKNHTVSTGGHVVDGCCEFMPGGKEGTLGALKCAACSCHRSFHRKEVYEHINSTQELMSPAFYRSGSLYKAMIQPRGLYLPKKKRIRTKINEEQKEKMKEFAERLGWRILKKDEEEIDKFCRLVNLRRQVFKVWMHNNKQTMKMIDGEE; encoded by the exons ATGGAGCATGGAGGAAAATGCAATGCAATTGCTTCCAAAACAAAAATCTCAACCAAAACCTTAGAGGCAAAACCACATACCAACTCTTATCCAAAAGCCAAACCCGGTTCAGATCCGACTTTACCTCCATTCTTGGTCAAGAAAGAAAACCATAAACTGAGCTCACGTGGCGACCAAGAAACCAAGTACAAGGAGTGCCAGAAGAACCACACGGTCTCAACCGGAGGACACGTGGTGGACGGATGCTGCGAGTTCATGCCTGGAGGAAAAGAGGGCACACTCGGTGCGTTGAAATGCGCAGCCTGCAGTTGCCACCGGAGTTTTCACCGGAAGGAAGTCTACGAACATATAAATAGTACACAAGAGCTGATGTCTCCGGCGTTTTACCGCAGTGGCAGCTTGTACAAGGCGATGATACAACCACGTGGATTGTATCTtccgaagaagaagaggataagGACGAAGATCAATGAAGAACAAAAGGAAAAGATGAAGGAATTTGCAGAGAGACTAGGGTGGAGGATCCTGAAGAAAGACGAAGAAGAGATCGATAAGTTCTGTAGGTTGGTGAATCTGAGAAGACAGGTTTTCAAAGTGTGGATGCATAATAACAAGCAAACAATGAAGATGATCG ATGGCGAGGAATAG
- the LOC106399501 gene encoding uncharacterized protein LOC106399501, which yields MFRAMSTRKVHGGYEKLVEDEPKLKRVTSVPASVYGNSRNPVQEEVKKTPTVKPTGGSVHPLLSFFDVRFQKKKKKTKKSLATAKPEFARYMAYVKEGGVWDPNSNAPVIHYR from the coding sequence ATGTTTAGAGCCATGAGCACCAGGAAAGTCCACGGCGGCTACGAAAAGCTCGTGGAAGATGAACCGAAGTTGAAGAGGGTCACGAGCGTTCCGGCTAGTGTTTATGGTAATTCAAGAAACCCGGTTCAAGAGGAGGTGAAGAAGACACCGACGGTGAAACCAACCGGTGGTTCTGTTCATCCCTTGCTAAGTTTCTTCGACGTACGttttcagaagaagaagaagaaaaccaaGAAGAGTTTGGCCACGGCGAAACCAGAGTTTGCGAGGTATATGGCGTATGTTAAGGAAGGAGGTGTGTGGGATCCTAATTCTAACGCACCCGTGATTCATTACAGATAG